The Chionomys nivalis chromosome 1, mChiNiv1.1, whole genome shotgun sequence sequence CCAAACAAGTGCTCTGGGGTACAAAgtaagagagagaacagaagcagcagaggaaggaaaggtagactggctggtcagtatGGAACAGTAGTGAGCACTGAGCACTGTCCATCAAATGCAGCAGACTGCCCGGTCTCCTGGGATCTGGCTTCCCGgcactcccctccctgccttggtCTCTAGGGACTTCCTGGGGGGAACTCTGCCACTGGCACTGGTACCTCGCTCTTGTCGCACTGGGGAGCTGTGGGCTTCTCGAGGCTCTCCATGCACTCCTTCAACTCCTTCTCACAGATCTCCAGCTCGTCCTTCAGCTCTCTCTGTTTCACCAGCAGCCTGCACATCTGCTCCTGCAGCTGGCCGTGGTCCTCCTGGCTCACCTGGTACAGGGCCTTCACTGCCTGCAACTTGGTCAGCACCTTGGCCACTGTTTCCTCAAAGTGCTGCAGAGAGTGGGGGAGCAATGACGGCACCCCAAGAAGCATTTGATCTCTGCCTTACACTTCGCTAGGCCCTTCCCTGAAGCTGCCTAGGCAAGACTGTATTTCCTCCCAGAAAGAACATCGTGACTATGTTCGAAGTCCTTAACCTCAGGGTCTCTGTCCGAATCAGGCCACCTCTGTCAGGACTGAGAGAAGCAGGGCAGCAATGAGCAGAAGCCTTACATACTTCAGGAAGTCTTCCAGGCCAGCTCTGACCCTGCTTCTCTTTTACTCCTTATGCCCTTCCTCTCCTGGTAATGTTTCCCTCAAAGACAGAAACCCATCTTCCCCTGACTGACCAATCATCTAGCAATGGTTACCTCTATGTCTTCAGGCTCAGCTGGGTCCTCATCAGTGCCACTGCTAACGTAACTCTTGTGAAGGGTTTCAGAGCTAGCGGCACTGCCATAACTCTTCTTATAGGTAACACTCGTGTTGCTGGAGCGGTAGCTCTTCTGATAGGCCTCATTGCAACTGGCACTGCTGTCATAGCTCTTGAGGAAGCATTCATTGCTGGCCTGCGAGCTTACGTAACTCTTTTGATAGCATTCATTGTCCTcgatggtgctgtcataactccTGTGGAAGCTTTCACTGCTGGGGGGCATGCTGCCTAAGTTCTTCCTGTAGGACTCAAGACTCATTTTTATGGTGGGGGACTGAGTTTGGAGCAGCTGCATTTCTTCCATGCAGAGCTGTAGCTCAGCCTGCAGCCTCCTCCGCTCTTCCAGGAGCCGCCCATGCTCCTGCTGCAGTAGCTCCTGTTGCTTCTGACTGCTGTCGTACAGCACCTGCAGAGCCTGCAGCTGGTCCATAAGCACCTTGGACTaagggggaggtgggggagcGGGAGACATCACCATTACTCTAAGACATTTCAGTCTTTAGCTGTCCCTCTCCCAGAGCAGATGTGAGTGCTCACCCGAGAgaagcacaggcacacacacctcaGTGATTTAGGGCTCCTGTGTCTGTTGGGTTTGTACTCTGGCAGCATAGGTGAGTCTCAAGCACACCCCGGCTCCCTACCACACCATCTTTTTAAATCAAGTGGACCCACGCTCCTGATCTTTAGGCTCGGTTATCTCCCTTACCCTTTATGGTCAAATCAGCCCAGCTGGGAATATGAATTCTTTCCTTGGAAGATGCAGGCTTGGAATCAAGGTCTAGCTACCCACTAGTCCTTGTACCTTCTGCCCAGATTCTATATCCGGCCTTGAGGTATGTATTCCAGACCCAGGTGATATTCAGCATTAGATACAATTGATTAAGGAACAGTTTATATCTGGTTTCCCAGTCTCTATGTTACCTAGGCTTTCCAGCCTGGATATCTGACACCCCTGGAATGATCAACCTCCCTGCCCCTGTCCCTGTGTCCCCAGTTTGAATTTCTGCTACTTCCTGGTTCTCCTCGTTCATGCAGCCTCAACTGAAACTGTCCACCTGCTCTGTCTACGTCAGACCAAATTTATTCCCCAACTCAGAACAGACTTGTATGGAGATTTCTACCTATTTTTCCTCATAGGCATGACCACCTGGTAGTGCTTGAGAAACACTGGTTTTCTGTTGAGTCCCTGTGACCTGGCTTGGATAGTATGGTCAGTACCATGAACCTGTCTGTTGCAACTGCTTTCTTGGAGATGACTGGGCCCCGATTTGTTTGTGGAGCCTCAAAGGGTTAAACACTCAGAAAATGGAGTAGACTTTCCAGGTTATACAGAAAAGGTAATACATTTAGGACCAGTCCAAAGGAACCAAAACAAACACTGAATTGATCCCATGCATCTTGAAAATGCCTTGTTGATGGGACTGAATCCAGTGGTCAGACAGACTTCTGGGCTTCTTAACTCTGTTCTAGATGCTGATTACACTTCAGCTCTTCAAGCTGAATCATTCTATAATTCCAAACATCAAACCAGAGTGTGTGCCTCTGCCGGAGATCCTCAGGGCGTCTAAGTAAAGCAACAACTTACTGGAGCCTGTGGAGGACCCTGACTAGTGAAGGGCGGGGCTTTAGGCTCAGCCTGCTGCCTATCCCCCTGGGCCTTCCTGAGTCAACTCTTCCAGAGCCCCACTCCTCCCTCGCCACACAGCGTACCCACGAGAACCTTCTCACTTCCTTCTGCTGCGGTTACCTTATTCTCACAACTGGAGGATTTAGGCCCTTTGGCATCCTGAGGGTTCGCCAACACTTCCTGGAAATTAGACTCTTTGAAACCTCGAAGTTCTCTGTGTGCTTCTAACTGTTCCTTTAATACACTCTCTTGATTCTTTATCAGTTTTCTCTGTTCGTCCTGCATGCTTTGGTAGAGCAGCTGCATTTCACACAGGTCTTGTAACTTTGAGAGCAGCTCCTGACTCTGAGTAGGGTGAGGAAGGAAAAGTGATGACTAAGGGAAGCACCCCACCTAGGCCCCATTCCTGTTGGGCTCCATCTCTTATTGATTCACCCAGTCTTCCGGGCAAAGGGGTTCTTTCTACGGAGCTCTGCTAACTGAGTAAGAAGATTCATATGTGTGGATAGATTTtccagtctacagagtgattcTCAGGTGCATCCTCCAGATGGACCAAACAGCTAAATATACAATGTTGCGCAGATTTCAGactataaaacacattttaagttttaaagccCTTATGCAGAAACACCCAAATCAGCTCTGTGGGgaggatgaagagaaagaagaaatgcttGACCAAGAAAGGAAAACGCTCACGTCCCTCCCACGGGCAGTTACACCTGGACGCTTCTTCAAGCAGCCTCCCCTGATCAGTGGTCTCACCCTGGCAATGAGTACCTTCTGCAAGAGGCCACATTTGGGTTGTGGGAATGTGAGCCTGTGCAACTCTTCCTGCAGCTGGCCCTGCTCCTCCTGCAGTCTCCTCTGATCCTCCAGGAGTTCACACTGCTCCATCTGCAGGTGCCCCATCTCCTGctggcaggctttgaacttgtcCTGCAGCTCTGTTAGTCTGGACAGCAGTGCATCACACTatggtggggagggggcagggcagggttACCATGTAAGGCGTATTTTGGGGGCTGGCAGAGCACTTGTATGCTCCCAGCCCCCTATGACATACTAGGTCCTCTCTCTTCCCTGGTCAGTCACCTTGGACTGATCAACCTGAGCGGACCAGACCTCTATGCTAAGGGGAAACCCCACTGTGTAGTTTGGAGCAGTCTGCTGTGCACTCTCAGCAGCTATGGTCTCAGGTTTCATCTGCCCTCAGAGGTGATTTGAGAAGCAGTGATCTCAGTGTCCTTCTCTGTTCTCTGGCCCTTTCCTGTGACACTATCTCCACATCCCACACTATAGGGAATTCCAGCTCAAGCCACTCTGCTGATTGTTTTTAGACTTAATTTATTTTCCTCATCAATAAGAACTTAATTTTGACCCATTTTCCCCTTAGTTTTGCTTTCCTTACCTTTACCCCCACCCCCTCCGGAAACTGAACTGGGGCCTAATGAATGCTGAGGCAGTGCTCTACCCGTCGgtgagctgcatccccagtctTAATCACGCTGTAAACCCTTAGAGAAGATATGAGCCATTGCTGAATTCAGTTAAGACTACATTATCCTATGATTCTCAAAACcagatattttaaaatcacataaaatCTCAATGATTTGTACACTACCAGATCTCCCACTTCCTTTTTTAGGGGGTGGGAggtgttcgagacagggtttctctgtgtagccctggctgtcctggaactcactctgtagaccaaactggcctccaactcacagagatcagcctgtctctgcctcccgattgctgggtttaaaggagtgcaccaccactacctggccagaatttatttcttaaagaaagtGAGACAAAAATATTGTTCTGTTacaagtcaggtatggtggttcatgcctggaACCTGAGCAGCTGAAGAGCAAGCAAGAGAACAGCCACCAGTTCACGGGTGAcccagtctacacagtgagactctgtgcCAACCCTTCTCTCCACAAAAAAAGTTTAATTTGAAGAAAGCAAAATTCATGATTTGAGAGTTTACTCCCAGACCGACTACATACATCCTAAAAGAGCATGGTTCTTCTAACAATCAGCACTCTGGGTGCAGACCAGACCCTAAGACCATCACCTACATCCTGCTTCAGACTCTGGCCCTACTCTTTTTAGTTTACATAGGCATATGGGTCTACATGCATGCTCCTCCCTATAAATGACAGGACatcaatacatatataatacCAATACAGAAATGTTTATATACATGGGGTCACAGGAAAACGGATGTTCACACTGACTGAGATCAGATGCACTGATCTACTAAGCTATGGCTCTTTGTCAAGTCAAGTTCAAGACTGCCTTTGTCTTCTGCCTTTAGCTGGGTAACCTCAACCCTTTGTCTTTGaacctcctttctcccaagctGGTAGAAAGACGCTCCCAGAGGCACTCAGCACTCTGAACGACAATTACCTTGTTGGAACAGTTTCCCTCTTCATCACAAACAGGCTGGTTGGTCTTGAGTTCTGACAGCTCCTGCTGGcagagcaggaattcctgctccAGCTGGTCATACATGTGCTTCTGCCGATCCAGCTCATCTTGGCTGGACTGATACAGTTCCTTCATCTCCTGAAGCTGGGCTTGCATCCCTGTATTCTGGGTAGGGGAGGTCAGCCATCATCCTATGAACATCCACCACCTCACTCTGGATCTGTCCGCCCCTGACATTCCCACGCCTGACTTCATCCAGCTAGGGAGAATCAGAGAGAACCAAACAGACCTATCCCTAACAGGCTTGAGAGATTGCATCAGGAAAGCAATGGGATTCCTTTCTGCAGCCTGATCTTCTGGTTTAAAATAAAAGGAGGCTGTGGGTATCTCATGGCTCTAGGCCACCTCACTAACAATTCCTTCACAGAACTTCTACCAGGCCCACTCTGTTGTCGCCCTCACAGAATATCCGGCCTGGTATGTGCTCCTGGCCTAGTCCTCCTTTTACCTTATCGTTTTTCTCTCGCAAGCAGTCCACCACGCCTCGGAGATGATGCAGCTCTGTCTCATGGCACCTCAGCTTGTCCTGCAGGTGATGCTGCGCTTCCAGCAGCTTTTCCTTCTCACACACACTGCTCTGGTGCTGGACCTGCAGCTTCTGGAGCTGGCACCTTAACTCCTGCATGCAGGGGGCTTTGGGCAGTGGTGCTGGGTTTTGTGAGTTTGCTCTTGTCCTAACTAAGCCACCGACCACCTTAgaatctctctcctcttttcacCTGCCACTTGTCCTCCCACCTATGCAGCACTTGAAGGAGATAGTTATCTTTTtggcttgtgtgtttgtttataaataaatgtaaacccAAGCTCATGTAACTGGGGCTAGCCTCGAACTCTTGaattttctgcttctacctcctcgGTTCTGTCATTATAGATGTGCTCCACCACACTAGGCTTAAAAAATGTTgtctgcttttgctttgtttcaatgCTAGGGATCGAGcctaggacctcatgcatgctgggtAGACAGTCTACCAAAAGCCATATTCCCAGTTTTGGACTTACTATTATTTACCTTCCCCCAAAGCCTCAGTTCAATGCTCTTGACCCCTCACTGTCCCTTCACCTTTGGCGCTGTTACCTTCTCACTTTGGCTCTCTACAGGTGTGGATCTGATGACTTTAAGCTGGCGGAGCTCAGTCTGAAGCTGCAACTGCACCTTCAGAAGCTCATTCTGCTCATCCTGGCTAGCATCATACTTTTGCTGCAGGGCACAGAGCCTGCTCTTCAGTTCCTCATTCTGCAGTAGGGAGGATGTGGGTAAAGCAGTTACTCTCAAGAAGCAGGAGGACTTTATCCAGGCCACtgggatgcttttctttttttttttttttttttggtttttcgagacagggtttctctgtggctttggagcctgtcctggaactagctcttgtataccaggctggtctcgaactcacagagatccgcctacctctgcctcccaagtgctggaattaaaggcgtgcgccaccaccgcccggctgggatgCTTTTCTTGAGCTTCTTGAGAAGCTCTCTGGATGTACGACTGGGTGTCCTCAGTGATGAAGACACTCAACAACGCCCACCTTTCTACACGCCATCCTATGTGGCTTCTCTCTGCAGGGGCTTTGGGTGATGATGGGCTCTGGCCATAGGACAGGAGTCAGCAGAGTTTTCAGCCTCACTCCTCATGTCCAGCCTCCCTGGAGGCAGTGACTCTGAGCCttgctgcccttcccccagaagTGTTTACCTGGGCGACGCTGTGGGAGGTCTGAAACCGAAGCACCTCATTCTGGGCACACTTGAGCTCCCTCTGCAGCCGCTTCTGCTCCTCCTCACTGACCCGGCGATGATGCTGGAGCTCTTCCAACTCACAACACAAGTCCTTACACTAGGTGGAAAATGGAAGTGGGGCTGGCTTGTGGTAGATGGCACATGCACACTAAGGACAGGGAAAATAGGTCATTCTTTATGTTTGAATATAGTCAGGTGTCACTTAACAAGGTAGACTCACGCTGAGAAAGTTGTCATTAAGCCATTGAATCGTTGTGTGATCATTACAGAGTGCAGTCATACAAACATAGATagtatagtgtgtgtgtctgtgtatgtgtgtgtggtgaccaAGCTTTACTATCCCTAGGGAGCCAATGAACACCCCAAGATtgaatatgaacaaagaaaatgatgcCATTAATAGATACAACAAATATGAGATATTTGAAGATGCTATCAGCATAACATGGCattgtttctttgggttttttgtttgttttttttttgagacagggtttctctgtgtatagccctggctatcctggaactctctatataggcctcaaactcacagagatccacttgcctctgactcccaagtgctggcattaaagacatgcgccaccacctcctgctgCCTGGCATCCTGTTTTATAacgaacatttttttttttttttttttttttttggtttttcaagacagggtttctctgtgtaacagccctggctgtcctgttgaaactcactctgtagaccaggctggccttgaactctcagagatcatcctgcctctgcctcccgagtgctggaattaaaggcatgtgctaccatgcctggctttgtttttgtttttaaggagaaaggcttttttaaaataaaaataaaaacataatgcaGTCAGAACATAAATACTAGCAGTCACTTCTCACCCAGTTCTTgcactgtgtagctgtgtgtgatCTACTTTCACACTGCTGCAGCTCAGAGCAGACCTGCTTACACGGCATCACCACACGCTCTTCAGTAACGCGCTGCACATCAACATCAGTAGGGTAAgaacttctcagcacccacaatcaTTGGGACCACTACCGTACATCTGGTTCATTGTTTGATTAAAATGCCATCACATGACACATGACTATATTTCTATCAGGGCCCAGGATACCAAACCCTGCCATAATGCGTGGCTCCTTTGTTAGCCCTGCCCTCACtacaggaaaaggagagagagacagtagCGGCAGCCGGCCATTCCACCCTCTGCAGCCTACCTTGGTCTGCATGCCCTGCATCTGTTCCTCAGCTCCCAGCAGCTGCTGGCGCAAAAGCTGCATCTCAGGATCAGGCTCTGGGAAATCCAGTTCTGAAGTCTGAGACTCTGCTGACATCACGCTCCTTAGCATGTTGGAGTCCAACCATCGTTCTGTGGCTCTTCGCGTCCTGTAATCCGGAACCCAGGGTTATGTTGGGAAGAGCTCTCTGCCTGGTACGACCAGTCAAGTGTGCTCAGGCCCAGTGCTTCCTCTTTAGGCCAAAATTACTTCAGTGCCTTTTACTATGCTTTACTTCTCAAATACATTATGTTTAAAAGATTACACAGAACCTCCAGCACCTCACTGCATAGGCATTTTGAGTTTGGGACATCCTAGGATCTTGGTTTCAAGACTGGGCCTGATGTCAAGCCACCTACAACCTGAAGGCTCAATAccagtggttttcttttttttttttttttttttttttaaatatttatttatttattatgtatacaatattctgcctccatgtatgtctgaaggccagaagagggcaccagacctctttacagatggttgtgagccaccatgtggttgctgggaattgaactcaggacctttggaagagcaggcaatgctcttaaccgctgagccatctctccagccctaccagtggttttcaacctgcaGGTCATGATCTCTTTGGAGGTCTCATATCACATATTAtgaatatcatatatttacacTGCAATTaaaaatagtagcaaaattacagttatgacttTTATGGtcagggtcaccacaacatgaggaactgtgttacggatcgcagcattaagaaggttgagaaccactgctctatgcCTTTAGGACTGAATCACATCTGTGTGGACAACAAAGGGATCTCGGTTGATCCAATATAAAGCAGAGCTATCTGGAGTCCAATGCCAAGAATAGAGGAAAACTACATTTTTATAGCTCACTTAACTATAGTTCTGATATAGTTTGGTGGCATTCTGAGCCTGCTCCTGGGAGGTCTCCATACCCTTGGGATAACATAGGAATGACTGCTTTCCAGGAGCAGAGGACCTCCTGGCTATACCTATCGCTCTCCAGCTCCGCAAGCTGCCCAGTGAGGCTGCTGTTGCTCTCCTGCAAGGCCTGGTACTCCTCATTCAGGAAGTGGTAGCGCTCCCGAAGCTGGTGTAGTTCTTCTGcagaagagaagcagggagaggtaAGATCCTCAGTGACGGGAGCACAGATGACCAACCCCAAGTTTTCCTGGAcggaaacaacagcaaaaagccaCACCATCTCTCTTTTCCCCAGGCACAGAAGACAGACCCCATGTATTCATCCTAATGCTCCCAGTGAGATACCCTATGGAGCTTTTGGGAGATCTTGAAGGTTTAAGTACATTGAATTTATTGTATTTAAGTTTCTAGTTAACTATTTACGATTACTTACCCATtatcttggcttttgttttgttttgttttgtttttcttttagatggGGCCTCAGGTAGCATAGGCTAGTCTCTAACCTTAAACttcagatcttccttcctctacctcctgagtgctgggattacaccaggcctgcttttttttttttttttttaaatgaggtacCTGGGATCATACACAGTTTCACTAATGCTTGTCGAGCAGTCTAGCAACTGGGGCACAATCATAGCACCCATGATGCTTTTAGCACAAACCCTGAGAGATGTGAACTTCTAGATCTGCCTTTCAGAGACAACCCACTCATTCTGAGTATCCTTTATTTCCTTTATCATCATGCTGAAGACACTGGCCTGGATACAGTCCAAATACTCCTCGTTGTTgggttttttgattgtttttggtagggAGTAAcagtgtactggctggttttgtgtgtcaacttgacacaagctagagtcatcagagaggaaggagcctcagtttaggaaatgcttccatgagatccagctgcaTTTCTCAATTAGTAATCCAAGCGAAAAGGCCCAGCCCAcggtgagtggtgccatccctgggctggcagTCCTAGGtcctataaaaaagcaggctgagcaagccaggggaagcaagtcagtaagcagcacccctccatggtctccgAATCAGCTCCTGTTTCTAgtttcctgccctgacctccttcagtggtgaacagcaatgtagaagtgtaagctgaataaaccttttcctccccaacttgctttgtggtcatggtgtttcgtcacagcaatatAAGCCCTGACTAAGACAAAGGGTGCTTGGGAGAAAGCCTAGGGTCTCACCATGCATGCTAGCAAGCACGCTGTCATCAAGCTGCACCCATTTTCCTTTATCTGTTAATAGAAACGCCCATCCCAATCGAAAATGATTCTTTTCTTCAAGCATAAGAAGAGACAAGAGGTCCAGCTGAAATACCCAAGTTATATCTCCTTATGAGTAAGAACCATCAGAGCTGTACGGGAGGTTCAGCCTTTAAGAGGGCTGCTGCTTTTCTAGAAGAGTgaattcagttttcagcacccacgTTATGAGcctggctcataaccacctataactctagctccagaggcttcaatgccctcttctggactcagcGGTTACCCAAACATgtgacagacacatacacatataaataaaagtaaataaatatttaaagaaaagaacaatattgctgggcggtggtggcacacgcctttaatcccagcactcgggaggcagaggcaggtggatctctgtgagttcgagaccagcctggtctacaagagctagttccaggacaggctccaaagccacagagaaaccctgtctcaaaaaacaaaaaacaaaaaaaaaaaaaaaagaaaagaacaatattactggggctagggagatgactaAGGGGGGAAAGTGCTTGCTTGTATAAACATGAGTTCTGATTCCCAGTATCCCCAAAAAAAGCCTGGAATGGAGGCTTGTACCTACAATCTCAGAACTGAGGCATGGAGACCAGTGAGATATCCCGGGGCTCACTAGTGAGCCAGTCTAGCCAAGGtgtaagcttcaggttcagtgacaaattctgtctcaaaaaagatcaGGTGAGCACCAACAGATACACAGCACCAACCTCTGGCTCCTaccatgcatgcagaggccagggctTCCCCAACCCTAACATACACCTCACACACTCCGGGACACATAAAAGAATCACAGCACTTAGAACACTAATTCTACTGACATTTAAGAACACTAACTGGTCTTGATTACAATATGAGACATATTTTATCTACCAGAAGATTCAACATCCCTGAATATCACTTCTAATGTTTCTCCTTTATTTCAATCAGAAGTTCTTAGACAGGTCCAGGCATGATGGCaaacaccttaaatcccagcatttgggaggcagaagcagaaatctctgtgagtttgaggccagcctggtctacatagcaagtttcagaacagccagggctatgtagagagactctgtctcaataaacaaataaataaatagcttgaATTAACAAATAGCTtgaagtaagtaagtaagtaagtaaataaataggatGTTCCTAGACTAATCTTAGACTGAAGATTACCATGAGAAGGAAGGTGACCTTTATTGAGAACTGTGCATGAAGCTTTGAACTTGATGACTTTGACCTTCATTTAGTCCTTGAGATAGCCCTGTGTAAGACCACTccccttaaaaaaaatctttaattttagcATAGTTTCAGACttgcaaaacaaaagaagacagtgCACAAGAAGACAGTAAAAAGTTCTCTGGGAGAATTCTCAGCCAGGTTACTCAGCTATTAAGCATCTTAACCATTGCCTACTTGTCATGATTAAGAACCAGCAACACCTTACGATTAACTCCACATATCGTttaggtttctctgtgctttcctgAGGCTTCTCTTCTGTCCTAGCGTCCCATTCTGCTGGAAGACTTTATTAACTATGTTGGGCTGCAATTCCAGACATGGGAATGAGGCTTGGAGAGCGTTAATAAGCTGACTAAGTTGACCGTGCTGCCCCAGCTAGAGCTGAGATCCTGACTCAGGTGAGGGCCACTCGAGCTGCATCCTCCCTCTCACATTCAAAGGCGCTCATGAAAAGCTTA is a genomic window containing:
- the Ccdc136 gene encoding coiled-coil domain-containing protein 136 isoform X7, with amino-acid sequence MEAGGGAGAGAAGWSCPSPGPTVTTLGAYEVSEGCERKKGQRWGSLERRGMQAMEGEVLLPALYEEEEEEEEEEEEEELEEDQVKKGGSLGSLSVSKHRGLSLTETELEELRAQVLQLVAELEETRELAGQHEDDSLELQGLLEDERLASAQQAEVFTKQIQQLQGELQHLREEISLLEREKDSELKEIEQELHLAQAEILNLRQAAADSASEHESDIASLQEDLCRLQNELDDMERIRGDYEMEIASLRAEVELKTSEPSDLSVSDFSGIQEELHQLRERYHFLNEEYQALQESNSSLTGQLAELESDRTRRATERWLDSNMLRSVMSAESQTSELDFPEPDPEMQLLRQQLLGAEEQMQGMQTKCKDLCCELEELQHHRRVSEEEQKRLQRELKCAQNEVLRFQTSHSVAQNEELKSRLCALQQKYDASQDEQNELLKVQLQLQTELRQLKVIRSTPVESQSEKELRCQLQKLQVQHQSSVCEKEKLLEAQHHLQDKLRCHETELHHLRGVVDCLREKNDKNTGMQAQLQEMKELYQSSQDELDRQKHMYDQLEQEFLLCQQELSELKTNQPVCDEEGNCSNKNMFGMWKPVVFLAIAAVALYVLPNMRPQNTEYCYMK
- the Ccdc136 gene encoding coiled-coil domain-containing protein 136 isoform X5; translation: MEAGGGAGAGAAGWSCPSPGPTVTTLGAYEVSEGCERKKGQRWGSLERRGMQAMEGEVLLPALYEEEEEEEEEEEEEELEEDQVKKGGSLGSLSVSKHRGLSLTETELEELRAQVLQLVAELEETRELAGQHEDDSLELQGLLEDERLASAQQAEVFTKQIQQLQGELQHLREEISLLEREKDSELKEIEQELHLAQAEILNLRQAAADSASEHESDIASLQEDLCRLQNELDDMERIRGDYEMEIASLRAEVELKTSEPSDLSVSDFSGIQEELHQLRERYHFLNEEYQALQESNSSLTGQLAELESDRTRRATERWLDSNMLRSVMSAESQTSELDFPEPDPEMQLLRQQLLGAEEQMQGMQTKCKDLCCELEELQHHRRVSEEEQKRLQRELKCAQNEVLRFQTSHSVAQNEELKSRLCALQQKYDASQDEQNELLKVQLQLQTELRQLKVIRSTPVESQSEKELRCQLQKLQVQHQSSVCEKEKLLEAQHHLQDKLRCHETELHHLRGVVDCLREKNDKNTGMQAQLQEMKELYQSSQDELDRQKHMYDQLEQEFLLCQQELSELKTNQPVCDEEGNCSNKCDALLSRLTELQDKFKACQQEMGHLQMEQCELLEDQRRLQEEQGQLQEELHRLTFPQPKCGLLQKNMFGMWKPVVFLAIAAVALYVLPNMRPQNTEYCYMK
- the Ccdc136 gene encoding coiled-coil domain-containing protein 136 isoform X6, which encodes MEAGGGAGAGAAGWSCPSPGPTVTTLGAYEVSEGCERKKGQRWGSLERRGMQAMEGEVLLPALYEEEEEEEEEEEEEELEEDQVKKGGSLGSLSVSKHRGLSLTETELEELRAQVLQLVAELEETRELAGQHEDDSLELQGLLEDERLASAQQAEVFTKQIQQLQGELQHLREEISLLEREKDSELKEIEQELHLAQAEILNLRQAAADSASEHESDIASLQEDLCRLQNELDDMERIRGDYEMEIASLRAEVELKTSEPSDLSVSDFSGIQEELHQLRERYHFLNEEYQALQESNSSLTGQLAELESDRTRRATERWLDSNMLRSVMSAESQTSELDFPEPDPEMQLLRQQLLGAEEQMQGMQTKCKDLCCELEELQHHRRVSEEEQKRLQRELKCAQNEVLRFQTSHSVAQNEELKSRLCALQQKYDASQDEQNELLKVQLQLQTELRQLKVIRSTPVESQSEKELRCQLQKLQVQHQSSVCEKEKLLEAQHHLQDKLRCHETELHHLRGVVDCLREKNDKNTGMQAQLQEMKELYQSSQDELDRQKHMYDQLEQEFLLCQQELSELKTNQPVCDEEGNCSNKCDALLSRLTELQDKFKACQQEMGHLQMEQCELLEDQRRLQEEQGQLQEELHRLTFPQPKCGLLQKPPPATDPPIFSLPLVGLVVISALLWCWWAETAS
- the Ccdc136 gene encoding coiled-coil domain-containing protein 136 isoform X4, with amino-acid sequence MEAGGGAGAGAAGWSCPSPGPTVTTLGAYEVSEGCERKKGQRWGSLERRGMQAMEGEVLLPALYEEEEEEEEEEEEEELEEDQVKKGGSLGSLSVSKHRGLSLTETELEELRAQVLQLVAELEETRELAGQHEDDSLELQGLLEDERLASAQQAEVFTKQIQQLQGELQHLREEISLLEREKDSELKEIEQELHLAQAEILNLRQAAADSASEHESDIASLQEDLCRLQNELDDMERIRGDYEMEIASLRAEVELKTSEPSDLSVSDFSGIQEELHQLRERYHFLNEEYQALQESNSSLTGQLAELESDRTRRATERWLDSNMLRSVMSAESQTSELDFPEPDPEMQLLRQQLLGAEEQMQGMQTKCKDLCCELEELQHHRRVSEEEQKRLQRELKCAQNEVLRFQTSHSVAQNEELKSRLCALQQKYDASQDEQNELLKVQLQLQTELRQLKVIRSTPVESQSEKELRCQLQKLQVQHQSSVCEKEKLLEAQHHLQDKLRCHETELHHLRGVVDCLREKNDKNTGMQAQLQEMKELYQSSQDELDRQKHMYDQLEQEFLLCQQELSELKTNQPVCDEEGNCSNKCDALLSRLTELQDKFKACQQEMGHLQMEQCELLEDQRRLQEEQGQLQEELHRLTFPQPKCGLLQKSQELLSKLQDLCEMQLLYQSMQDEQRKLIKNQESVLKEQLEAHRELRGFKESNFQEVLANPQDAKGPKSSSCENKSKVLMDQLQALQVLYDSSQKQQELLQQEHGRLLEERRRLQAELQLCMEEMQLLQTQSPTIKMSLESYRKNLGSMPPSSESFHRSYDSTIEDNECYQKSYVSSQASNECFLKSYDSSASCNEAYQKSYRSSNTSVTYKKSYGSAASSETLHKSYVSSGTDEDPAEPEDIEHFEETVAKVLTKLQAVKALYQVSQEDHGQLQEQMCRLLVKQRELKDELEICEKELKECMESLEKPTAPQCDKSELGYIHSRTGL